The window GGGCCGACGTCGCTGTCGTCGACTTCCTTCAGCATCCGCATCACGTTGGCGTTCGCGCCGCCGTGAAGCGATCCGGCGAGCGTCCCGACGGCGGCGGTGACGGCGCTGTGGAGGTCAGAGAGCGTCGAAGCGGTCACCATCGCCGAGAACGTCGAGGCGTTCAGTCCGTGGTCGGCGTGGAGGACGAGCGCCATGTCGAACGTCTCGGCGAGGACGTCGTCGGGCACCTCGTCGTTGAGCATGTAGAGGAAGTTCGCGGCGTGGTCTAAGTCCGCTCGCGGCTCGACGGGGTCGTCGCCCTGGCGGATGCGCTGGAACGCGGCGAGGGCGGTCGGGAGTTTCGCGGTGATCCGACACGCCTTCCGGAGGTTCGCGTCGAGATCGGTCACGTCCTGATGGTCGGCGTCCTCGTCGTACGCCGACAGCGCGGAGACGATGGTCCGGAGGGCCGCCATCGGCACCTCGTCGGCCTCGGCGAGCTTCCGGACCACGGAGAGGACCTCCTCGTCGAGCGTTCGGCGCTCGGCCATCCACGACTCGAAGTCGGCGAGCTCCGCCGCGTCGGGGAGTTCGTCGTGCCAGAGGAGGTAGACGACTTCCTCGTAAGACGCC is drawn from Halobellus limi and contains these coding sequences:
- the citZ gene encoding citrate synthase — protein: MSDDLKRGLEGVLVAESELSYIDGDAGKLVYRGYPIEALAREASYEEVVYLLWHDELPDAAELADFESWMAERRTLDEEVLSVVRKLAEADEVPMAALRTIVSALSAYDEDADHQDVTDLDANLRKACRITAKLPTALAAFQRIRQGDDPVEPRADLDHAANFLYMLNDEVPDDVLAETFDMALVLHADHGLNASTFSAMVTASTLSDLHSAVTAAVGTLAGSLHGGANANVMRMLKEVDDSDVGPTEWVENALAEGRRVPGFGHRVYNVKDPRAKILGEKSKSLAEAAGDTKWYDYSVAIEEYITEEKGLAPNVDFYSASTYYQMGIPIDIYTPIFAMSRVAGWIAHVLEQYDDNRLIRPRARYVGPTDLTFPDLDER